In one Nitrospirota bacterium genomic region, the following are encoded:
- the fliS gene encoding flagellar export chaperone FliS: MQQALEYRRTEVNTSDNVRIISLLYDGGINFIRMARKRLEEGDIAGKGLFIGKATGVVAELSSSLNMEAGGEIAGNLRRLYDYILDRLLYANLKNDPIAFEEAEKVLDILRSAWKEMENGKASATGTVNNAGMELRI; this comes from the coding sequence ATGCAACAGGCTTTAGAGTACAGAAGGACAGAGGTTAATACGTCGGATAATGTCAGGATTATATCTCTCCTGTATGATGGTGGCATCAATTTTATCAGGATGGCAAGAAAGAGGCTGGAGGAAGGAGACATTGCGGGGAAGGGACTTTTTATCGGCAAAGCCACTGGAGTTGTGGCAGAGCTGTCAAGTTCATTAAATATGGAGGCGGGTGGTGAGATAGCCGGAAACCTCAGGAGGCTGTACGATTATATTCTCGACAGGCTCCTCTATGCAAATCTGAAGAACGATCCCATAGCATTTGAGGAGGCGGAAAAAGTTCTCGATATTCTCAGAAGTGCATGGAAGGAGATGGAAAACGGAAAAGCAAGTGCTACAGGTACGGTAAATAATGCCGGGATGGAGCTCAGGATATGA
- a CDS encoding flagellar protein FliT has protein sequence MSELILQLCKEILDLAETQKEAILAEQFDELIELQEKRRRIIEKIQIIDSSGSSGGHFDVSGGKDDRVKEEFSRRMNVTIKKILSIDREIETIIHQDLDSLVGKMETVQKLRKAFCQGAAFHQAGRQLNVNA, from the coding sequence ATGAGTGAACTAATCCTTCAACTTTGCAAAGAGATTCTCGATCTGGCTGAAACACAAAAAGAGGCTATTCTTGCGGAACAGTTTGATGAATTGATTGAGTTGCAGGAGAAACGCCGGAGAATTATAGAGAAAATTCAAATAATTGACAGTTCTGGATCATCAGGTGGTCATTTTGACGTATCAGGGGGAAAAGATGACCGGGTAAAGGAAGAATTTTCCCGCAGGATGAACGTAACCATCAAGAAAATTCTTTCAATTGATAGAGAAATAGAGACCATTATTCACCAGGATCTTGATTCCCTTGTTGGTAAAATGGAAACCGTTCAGAAGTTAAGGAAGGCCTTTTGCCAGGGTGCTGCCTTTCATCAGGCAGGCAGGCAGCTAAATGTAAATGCCTGA
- the fliD gene encoding flagellar filament capping protein FliD, whose product MSVIASVGLSSGINYDQLINNLLNIQRLPLYRFQNKQAGYNDKISVYNELSAKLSTFMSAADTLKSESSFYVKTSSVSDSSVFEATVSNSAATGNYSVIITALASGEKEVHSGVASSTTVVNDSGADQSFQYTYAGTQSTLTVTDGTTLEGLRDLINNDTGNPGITATLLYDGSSYRLVLTGDDTGSTNTVTIDAGTTIDGVNTTVDLTSTTFTETKTASDASFSVDGISMTRSSNTVTDAMTGVTLTLKNAGSATLSVTNDTDTISQNVQSFVDAYNDIVSYVSANSAYNANSHVGNPLFGESTSRLILNRLSSIITNRASGLPEDLRALSQLGVSTNRDGTLSLDTGTLGSKLSTDLGGVENLFTDSTSGIAIQLYNYIDDATDSIDGAITIRIDGLESLVGDISDDILDLEAKLSRTEESLRRQFSALESLLSGLTSQSTFLTNLTNVWNQ is encoded by the coding sequence ATGTCTGTTATAGCTTCAGTAGGCCTGTCTTCAGGAATAAATTATGATCAACTGATTAACAATTTATTAAATATACAAAGACTACCCCTGTACAGATTTCAGAACAAACAGGCCGGATACAACGATAAGATAAGTGTTTATAATGAACTCTCTGCAAAACTTTCAACATTCATGAGTGCGGCCGATACCCTGAAGTCTGAAAGCAGTTTTTATGTCAAGACATCATCTGTCAGTGATTCAAGCGTGTTTGAGGCTACAGTTAGTAACTCTGCGGCTACGGGGAACTATTCCGTAATCATAACTGCACTGGCATCCGGTGAGAAAGAAGTCCACAGTGGTGTGGCATCATCCACAACGGTTGTAAACGACAGCGGTGCAGACCAGTCTTTTCAATATACCTATGCAGGGACGCAGAGTACCCTCACTGTTACGGACGGCACTACACTGGAAGGACTTCGTGACCTCATTAACAATGACACCGGCAACCCCGGCATCACTGCTACGCTCCTTTATGACGGTTCATCCTACCGGCTCGTGTTGACCGGGGATGATACAGGGAGCACAAACACTGTTACAATTGATGCCGGAACAACTATAGACGGTGTTAATACAACAGTAGACCTTACGAGTACAACCTTCACAGAGACCAAGACGGCCAGTGATGCAAGCTTTAGCGTTGACGGTATTTCCATGACCAGAAGCTCAAATACTGTTACCGATGCAATGACCGGTGTTACTCTCACACTCAAGAATGCTGGATCTGCCACACTCTCGGTAACGAATGATACAGATACCATAAGCCAGAATGTTCAATCCTTTGTGGATGCCTATAATGATATTGTCTCTTATGTCTCTGCAAACTCCGCATATAATGCAAATAGCCACGTGGGTAATCCACTCTTTGGAGAGTCAACATCGAGGCTCATTTTAAACAGATTGAGCAGTATTATTACAAACAGGGCGTCAGGGCTTCCGGAAGACCTCAGAGCCCTTTCACAGCTTGGCGTATCCACGAACAGAGACGGTACCCTTTCGCTGGATACCGGTACGCTGGGCAGTAAATTATCAACAGACCTTGGAGGTGTTGAAAACCTATTTACTGATAGCACAAGCGGGATAGCCATCCAGCTCTATAATTACATTGATGATGCAACCGATTCTATTGATGGGGCCATTACAATCAGGATAGATGGTCTTGAGTCGCTTGTGGGAGATATTTCGGATGATATCCTTGATCTTGAGGCTAAATTGAGCAGGACAGAGGAGAGTCTGAGAAGACAATTTTCCGCACTGGAGTCACTCCTCTCCGGATTGACATCCCAGAGCACTTTTTTAACCAATCTGACAAACGTGTGGAACCAATAA